In bacterium, the genomic window CAGCCGCAGGCGTCCCAGGGGCAGGTCGTTGTCGTCCAGCACCACCAGCAAGCGGTCCAGATCGATGCGGTAATAAGCCATCAACCCCGCCACGGCCTGGCCGCTGAGGTTCATGTAGGTCTGCGGTTTTGCCAGCAGCACGGGCGTATGCCCCCACGTGGCAACCGCGGTCTCTGCGTGGCAACGTTTTGATGTAAACGAGCCCTGCCGTTCTTCGGCCAGCCGTTCCAGCGCCAGAAAGCCGAGATTGTGGCGTGTGTACTGGTACCGTTTACCCGGGTTGCCCAAGCCGACGATCAGGCAACGGCGCGGTTCGAGTGGGGGGCGTTCGCTCACTCTTCAGCTTCTTCAGCCTCGGCTTTCTTGCCGATCACTTCCGGCTCTGCAGGCGCCGTTTCCTCGGCCGCCGCCGGCGTTTCCTCGACAATGCGCAGCGCAGTCACGGTCGCGATCGGCCGCTCGAGATCGCCGAGCACCTTGACCTTATCCACATGGATGTCGGACAGGTGCAGCGAGTCGCCGATTTTAAGCTCCGTGACGTCGAGTTCGATGCTGTCCGGAATGTCGCTGGGCAAACATTCCACATCCACTTCACGCATCAGGTGCTGCAGGATACCGTTCTCAGTTTTAACGCCATAGGGCACACCGAGCAGACGGACCGGTACGGCCACGGAGATCTTTTCGGTCATAGACACGCCCATCAGGTCGACATGGATCGGTTTTTGGGTGATGGGGTCCCATTGGATTTCGCGGACGATGCATTTTTGTATGGCCTCGCCGTCAAAACGGACGTCGAACAGGGCTGACTCGGCATGCACGATGGCGAGCAACGCCTTACTGTCCACCAAGAACGGCTGCGATGCTTTGCCGTGCTGATAAAAAATTCCAGGCACTTGATCTTTACGCCTGGTTCTTCTTGCTTCCGCCGAACCCGTGGTGGTGCGGCGCTGTGCTTCAATGACGTTTTCTGCCATGGGAATTCCTCAGTAAAAGGTAACAGGATATTAAAGGATCGGTCCTTTCTCCGGAAACAGATCGGAGATGGACCTTTCTTCGTGAATTCGAGTGATGCCTTCGGCCAGCAACGGCGCGACGGATAAAAACTGAAATTTTTCTTTCCTTTTGTAATCGGGAATTTCGACCGAATCGGAAAAGAACAACTGGGAGATCACCGATTCCTGCAGGCGCACCGCCGCGGATCCGGAGAGGATGGCGTGCGTGGCTGCGACGTAGACGTTTTTCGCGCCCTTGCTGTGCAGCACGACGGCTCCGTTGCACAACGTGCCGCCGGTGTCCACCAGGTCGTCCACCAGCAGCACGTCCTTGCCGGACACATCGCCGATGAGTTGGTGCGTCACCACACAGTCGTTGTGTTTGATGCGGATTTTGTCAAGCATCACCAGCGGCGTTTCCAGCCGGCGGGCGTAGGAGCGGGCCATGTGAACGCCGCCGATGTCCGGAGAGGCGACCACCAGATTGCTCCGGTCCATGTGCTTTTTAAAATGTTCAACAAAGATGGCCGAGGCGTACAGATGATCAACCGGGATGTCGAAAAAGCCCTGAATCTGCGGCGTGTGCAAGTCCATGGCCAGGATACGATCGGCGCCGGCCTTGGTGATCAGATCGGCCACCAGTTTCCCCGAGATCGCCACTCGTGGTTGGTCCTTGCGGTCCTGCCGGGCGTAGCCGAAATAGGGGATTACCGCTGTGATGCGGTAGGCCGAGGCGCGTTTGGCGGCATCGATCATGATGAGCAGCTCCAGGAGATTTTCGCTGGGAGCGTTGGTGGATTGGATCAGGAAGACATCGGTGCCGCGGATGTTCTCTTCAAATTTGACCCAGATCTCCCCATCAGAAAAATTTTTAATGGTGATCTGTCCTAATTCCTTGCCGAAGGCCTGGGCGATGTTGCCGGCCAGTGCGAGGCTGGAACGACCAGAGAAGAGCTTGGCCTCGCGCCGACTTGGAGTGGTAATTGTCATCTTACCTACCTCGATGAATGAAAAGCAAAACAGGGTTCGCAGCAAATCAGATTGGCTATAAAACCGGGAACTGTCGTTGACGGGCGAACGCGGCAGTCATCATGGCTGGGGCGGGAGGATTCGAACCTCCGAATGCGGGAATCAAAGTCCCGTGTCTTAGCCGCTTGACGACGCCCCAGTTGAGAGAATCAAACTGTCTCAGCCGGATTCGCGTGAGTGGAAATGGGGGAAAAGAGAAATCGTTGGTAGGATGTACCAACGCCGAGAAAGGCTTTCTCGGCACGGGCTCGAGTTTCATATAAACCATATATGCAGGAGCCGCTGCCGGACATACGGCTAAAAAACGCGCCGGCAGTTGCGAGCTGTTCACGCAAACGGTCGAGCTCCGGATACTCTTCAAAGACCACCTTTTCCAGGTCATTGGTGAAGCCCTGCTGCCAGGATTCACGGTCATTGACAAGATCATCAAAACTATAAAATTTACTTCTTTTTGGGCTATTTGTCAAGTTTAATTTAAGGTTCTGATAGGCCCAGGCGGTGGAGATGGGAAAGCGGGGATAGACCAGTACGCCGTAATAATCCAGCGGCAACCGCAGCGGTTGTAACTGTTCGCCGCGGCCGGTCCCCAGGGCGCTGCCGCCGTGCAAAAAGAACGCCACGTCAGCGCCAAGCTGGCTGGCCAGTTGATGCAGCAGCGCGTCATCCAGGTTCAGGCGCCATAGGCGATTCAGCCCCATGAGGGCGGCGGCAGCATCGCTGCTGCCGCCGCCCAAGCCGGCACCCATGGGGATGTGCTTTTCAATATGGATGTGAACCCCGGACTGACAACCGCTGCAGCGGCGCAGCAGGTCCGCCGCTCGATAAACGATGTTTTTTTCGTCCGCCGGGCAGTCCGCATGGCTGGTGGTCACAGTCAGGGCTTGGTCCGCCTCGCTGAACAGCAGGGTGTCGCACAGGTCGATCTGCTGAAACAGGGTCTCCAACTCATGGTACCCATCCGGGCGCCTTCCGAGCACGCGCAGACAGAGGTTGATTTTCGCATATGCTTTAATCGTGATCATGGGGGTTTACTGACAACCGGTTGCGGATTTTGCGCGACAGGACTTGGCCGCTGCGCAGATCTGCAGTGGCCGGGCAAAAAAAAGCGGGCGGCACGCCACCCGCTTACAGAGTCTGAACAGAGCCGGCCGCGACAGGTTAAAATCCTGCAGTCCAACCGGCCGTTTCACCGGATCGATCAGCTGACCGTCTTACCGGCGCCGCCTCGGGGCAGCAGATTTTCGACATCGCTGTGCGGCCGCGGGATCACATGGACCGAGATCAGTTCGCCGATTTTTTCCGCAGCCGCAGCGCCGGCTTCCGTGGCCGCTTTGACCGCGCCCACATCGCCACGAACCATGACGGCCACCAGCCCGCCGCCCACTTTTTCCGAGCCGATCAGGGTGACTTGAGCGGCTTTGACCATGGCGTCCGCAGCCTCAATGGCGGCCACCAATCCTTTGGTTTCGATCAAACCCAGTGCTTCCATCTGTATCGATTTCTCCCTTCAGTGATTAGACATTGTCTGCAGGATTTGAGGTAAATTAATAAACTTTTATAACTTTGTCAACTTTATTTTCCGCCTGCGGCGCGGCGCAAGACAAGAACACCCTTGCATTTATGGACCAGGTTGATTAAATTCTTTCAAACCAGCCCTGCGCCGCAGGGTACAAGGCGTAGACGCCGGCGGAAGGACGCTTGCCGGGCCCCGATACGCGACGAGCCTCCACCAGGGTTTGATGGACGAACAAATATACATTATCTCGGACGCGCATATCGGTGCGCAACGGTCGGGGATGGAAGAAAAAAAAACGGCGCTGTTGCTCTCGTTTTTGCAGTCCCTGCAGGACCAACCCTGCCGCCTGATCATCTGCGGCGATCTTTTCGATTTCTGGTTTGAATACCGTCATGCCATCCCCAACCGCCATTTCCAGATTCTGGCGCAGCTGTCATCGCTCGTCCGCTCCGGCATTCCCATCGATTACATCGCCGGCAACCATGATTTCTGGCTGGGCGCTTTCATGCGGCATGAGGTGGGACTGCAGTTGCATCGCGATGCCTTCGAGCTGCTGCTCCAAGGTAAAAAGATCTATCTGCGTCATGGCGATGGCTTGCTGAAAAAAGATTACGGCTATCGGGCGCTGAAAAGGGTGTTACGTCACCCCCTTAACGTTTGGCTCTATCGCTGGCTGCACCCGGACATCGGCGTGCCGTTGGCTTTGTTTTTTTCTCAGATGAGTCGAGATGCAGATAAAGCGGCCGACGTACAGAACGACGAAGACTATCGCGCTTTTGCTTCTGCAAAGATCGATCAGGGTTATGATATCGTGGTGCTCGGCCATACCCATGTGCCCGCCTGCATGCGGTATCATCAGGGCTGGTATGTCAATGCAGGCAATTGGATCACGGCGTTCAGCTATGTAAAGATCGAGGACGGCCTTCCGTCCCTTCATCGCTGGGAGGGCCGCACGCAGGAGAAAACCATTGCTGGCGCGGCGCATTGACAGAAACAGACGCCGCATTTTACCGCTGACAGACAGGATGCATTTCAGGACTGAACGTATTGCCGAAAAACATAAAGAAAATTATTATTACCCAACTGGACTATCTGGCCCTTACTCTGGCCGTCGTCGCATCCGTCGCATTGATGTTTCTCGGCAACCACAGAAGCGAATTGGATGCGCTGCACAGCGTCAGCCTGGAACTCTTGGGACGCATGGCGCAGCCGGTCGCCGCGATCCGGCGATTGGGCGATGTTTATGAAGAGAACAGCCGCTTGCGTTATCAAAACGCCATGCTTCAGGTGCGCAACTGTCAGCTGGCAGAGGCGCACTATGAGAATCAGCGCTTACGCGCCATGGTGGGTTTTGCCGAACAGTCTACAGCGCGTCTGCAGCCCGCACGAGTGATCGGCTCAGGCAGCCATCCCGGCATGGCGACGATCCTGATTAATGCAGGCCGACTGCAGGGCATTGAGGAAAACCAGCCGGTGGTGTCGGCCGACGGCTTGGTGGGAAAAGTCATCTCAGTCTCTTCCAACCATTCGATCGTTCAACTGTTGACCGACCGCAACTTTCGTGTCGCCGCTCTGGATCAGCGCAGCCGCGTGCAAGGCGTCTTTCAATGGGCGGGGTTTGACTCCGGTCTGCTCACCGGTGTGTTCCTCAGCTCGGACGTCAAAGCGGGTGATTGGGTGGTGACCTCAGGGCAGAATTCCCTGTTTCCGACCGGCCTCAAGATCGGCGTGGTCTCGATGATCGACGACGCCCACGCCGGCATGTTTCAAAAGATCTATGTCACGCCTCGTCTGGATTTTTCCCGGTTGGAAGAGGTGTTCGTGATGCTGGATGCGGACAGCAGCCGACAGGCAAGGGGCTGAGGTGAGATATCTATTCTACCTCTTTCTCATCGGATTGGCCTTGGTGGTGCAGGTGACGCTGGGGGACCTGTTCGCCGTCCGCGGCATCAAACCGGATCTGTGCATCATCGCCTTGTGCTATATCAGCATGCGCGAAGGCCGGAGGCGCGCGGTGGTATGGGGGTTCAGCGCCGGACTGGTCGAAGATCTGCTCAGCCATGCCCTGCTGGGCCCCGGGGCATTGGCCCGCTCGGTGGCCTCCTTTGCCGCCGGCACGTTCCTGAGCGATCACGCTTTTCACCATTCCTATCAAGCCAGTTTTCGCGTTATGGGCATCGCGCTGTTGAACAACATGGTCTTATTTGCTGCGTTGTCTGTGATCGAGCATTGGTCGCCGGGCGTTCTGTGGTGGCGGATTCTCTTCTCCACCTTGTACACGGAACTGGTTACGCTCATACTGTTTTCCCTGATCTCCCAGGAGACGTGGGAAAAATTGTACAAAGCGGATTCTGTTCCGTTTGTCTAATTGCTATCTAGTGGGAATACGGACGATTGTCTTCCACCGTTTATAATAAAAATGTCGTTGTTGGCATTCTCGCCGCTCTGTTCATCGCTTTGGCGGTACAGCTGGTCAATCTGCAGGTCATCCAGCGCAGCAAATATCTCGCCCACTCCAATCAGAACCGCATGCGGCGATTGCGGCTGGAGGCGCCGCGTGGCATTCTCTATGACCGCAACGGCGTGATTCTGGTGGAAAACCGGCCATCGTATTCGGTGAGTGCGGTACCTAGCGAGACCAAGAACAATCCACAGGTTTTACAACTTCTCGGCCAGCTGCTGTCTGAACCGGCGGAAAAACTCGGTGACCGGCTCAAAGAGGCGGACAATCCTTATCTCGCCGTCAAGCTGAGGCGGAATGTCGAATATCCTCTATTGGTCCGTTTGGAGGAGCGCAAGCTGGATTTGCCTGGCGTAAGTTACGAGGTGGAAACCCGGCGGGTGTATCCGACCGGCATCAAGGCGCCCCACTTGTTCGGTTATATCGGCGAGATATCCAAATCTGAACTGGATCGACGAAGAAAAGAGGGGTTGATCCCCGGGGATCTGGTGGGCAAGACGGGGCTGGAGAAAATGTATGATCATGATCTACGCGGCCGGCCGGGCTATGATTTTATCGAGGT contains:
- a CDS encoding peptidyl-tRNA hydrolase, with the protein product MSERPPLEPRRCLIVGLGNPGKRYQYTRHNLGFLALERLAEERQGSFTSKRCHAETAVATWGHTPVLLAKPQTYMNLSGQAVAGLMAYYRIDLDRLLVVLDDNDLPLGRLRL
- a CDS encoding UDP-2,3-diacylglucosamine diphosphatase — encoded protein: MDEQIYIISDAHIGAQRSGMEEKKTALLLSFLQSLQDQPCRLIICGDLFDFWFEYRHAIPNRHFQILAQLSSLVRSGIPIDYIAGNHDFWLGAFMRHEVGLQLHRDAFELLLQGKKIYLRHGDGLLKKDYGYRALKRVLRHPLNVWLYRWLHPDIGVPLALFFSQMSRDADKAADVQNDEDYRAFASAKIDQGYDIVVLGHTHVPACMRYHQGWYVNAGNWITAFSYVKIEDGLPSLHRWEGRTQEKTIAGAAH
- the eutM gene encoding ethanolamine utilization microcompartment protein EutM — encoded protein: MEALGLIETKGLVAAIEAADAMVKAAQVTLIGSEKVGGGLVAVMVRGDVGAVKAATEAGAAAAEKIGELISVHVIPRPHSDVENLLPRGGAGKTVS
- the mreC gene encoding rod shape-determining protein MreC, whose amino-acid sequence is MPKNIKKIIITQLDYLALTLAVVASVALMFLGNHRSELDALHSVSLELLGRMAQPVAAIRRLGDVYEENSRLRYQNAMLQVRNCQLAEAHYENQRLRAMVGFAEQSTARLQPARVIGSGSHPGMATILINAGRLQGIEENQPVVSADGLVGKVISVSSNHSIVQLLTDRNFRVAALDQRSRVQGVFQWAGFDSGLLTGVFLSSDVKAGDWVVTSGQNSLFPTGLKIGVVSMIDDAHAGMFQKIYVTPRLDFSRLEEVFVMLDADSSRQARG
- a CDS encoding ribose-phosphate pyrophosphokinase, producing the protein MTITTPSRREAKLFSGRSSLALAGNIAQAFGKELGQITIKNFSDGEIWVKFEENIRGTDVFLIQSTNAPSENLLELLIMIDAAKRASAYRITAVIPYFGYARQDRKDQPRVAISGKLVADLITKAGADRILAMDLHTPQIQGFFDIPVDHLYASAIFVEHFKKHMDRSNLVVASPDIGGVHMARSYARRLETPLVMLDKIRIKHNDCVVTHQLIGDVSGKDVLLVDDLVDTGGTLCNGAVVLHSKGAKNVYVAATHAILSGSAAVRLQESVISQLFFSDSVEIPDYKRKEKFQFLSVAPLLAEGITRIHEERSISDLFPEKGPIL
- a CDS encoding 50S ribosomal protein L25; the protein is MAENVIEAQRRTTTGSAEARRTRRKDQVPGIFYQHGKASQPFLVDSKALLAIVHAESALFDVRFDGEAIQKCIVREIQWDPITQKPIHVDLMGVSMTEKISVAVPVRLLGVPYGVKTENGILQHLMREVDVECLPSDIPDSIELDVTELKIGDSLHLSDIHVDKVKVLGDLERPIATVTALRIVEETPAAAEETAPAEPEVIGKKAEAEEAEE
- the mreD gene encoding rod shape-determining protein MreD — its product is MRYLFYLFLIGLALVVQVTLGDLFAVRGIKPDLCIIALCYISMREGRRRAVVWGFSAGLVEDLLSHALLGPGALARSVASFAAGTFLSDHAFHHSYQASFRVMGIALLNNMVLFAALSVIEHWSPGVLWWRILFSTLYTELVTLILFSLISQETWEKLYKADSVPFV
- the ispE gene encoding 4-(cytidine 5'-diphospho)-2-C-methyl-D-erythritol kinase, whose translation is MITIKAYAKINLCLRVLGRRPDGYHELETLFQQIDLCDTLLFSEADQALTVTTSHADCPADEKNIVYRAADLLRRCSGCQSGVHIHIEKHIPMGAGLGGGSSDAAAALMGLNRLWRLNLDDALLHQLASQLGADVAFFLHGGSALGTGRGEQLQPLRLPLDYYGVLVYPRFPISTAWAYQNLKLNLTNSPKRSKFYSFDDLVNDRESWQQGFTNDLEKVVFEEYPELDRLREQLATAGAFFSRMSGSGSCIYGLYETRARAEKAFLGVGTSYQRFLFSPISTHANPAETV